The nucleotide sequence TAAACGGTTTGGTAATTTATCTACGAGGAACAAAAGAAAATCCTAAAAATCCGAAAGATGTTTTAGCAGGAATTTCAGCATCTAAAATATCTTTAACAGATAAACCAAAGGTTGAAAATAAACCTAAAACAAGCAGCACTACTAAAAAGCCTGCAACTGCAAAAACTGCTTTTAAAAATAGAAATAATGTAGTTTCTAAAAGCAGCACACCAACAAAAAAAGATATTTTAGGAAACGTAAAGTTTAATAACGGAAAACCAA is from Flavobacterium dauae and encodes:
- a CDS encoding DUF1456 family protein yields the protein MTNNDILKKLRVALQLRDDQIVEVLELVDFRISKGEIGNFFRTEDHPKYVECQDQILRNFLNGLVIYLRGTKENPKNPKDVLAGISASKISLTDKPKVENKPKTSSTTKKPATAKTAFKNRNNVVSKSSTPTKKDILGNVKFNNGKPKKND